The nucleotide sequence TTATGCCCGGCGCCACCGAGTTCACCCGAACCCGTGGCGCAAGCTCCATCGCCAGTGCCCGGCTGAAACCTACAAGGCCCGCCTTGCTCGCGCAATAATGGGCGTGAAGGGGGCTCCCTCTTTTCGCGGCCACCGAGGCCAGATTCACAATCACGCTGCCGGGCTCTTGTGCCATCATCAACGCGCCCGCCACCTTCGAGGCCGCGAAAACGCCCGTAAGGTTCACGTCCATCGTCTCGCGCCACTCATCCATGCTCATGTCGAGCACCTTACTGTGCCGGTAAATCCCCGCCCCGTTCACCAGAACATCAATGCGATCAAACTCGGCAAAAACCGCGCTAAATACAGCCTCGACATCCGCCAAATCCGTCACATCAACCCGCCGGTAGCTAGCGCCTTTAATCTCGCTCGCCGCGCGGGATAGCCCCACCTCATCGGTGTCGAGCAAAACGACCCACGCGCCCTCCTCGGCAAAGCGCGCCGCCGCCGCCCGGCCAATGTCTCCTGCCCCGCCGGTGATAAGGACCACTTTTTCACTAAATTCCAGTGCCATTTACACCCCGCCGCCAGCTCAATCCATCCACATCCCGCCGTTTACATTCAAAACGGCCCCGTTGATGTAGGAGGCCCTATCGCTCGCCAGAAAAAAAATTGCCTCGGCCACTTCTGTGGGTAATCCGAATCGGCCAAGGGGAACCTGGCCCATCCAGCTTACCCGCCGCTCACCTGGCATATCGGCGCTCATACGCGATTCGATAACGCCCGGCGCCACCGCGTTCACGCGCACCCTTGGCGCAAGCTCCATCGCCAGCGCCCGCCCGAAACCGACAATCCCCGCCTTTGAGGCGCAGTAATGAGAATGTTGCGGGTTGCCCCTCTTTGCGGCGGTGGAGGCCATGTTCACGATAACGCCGCCGGTTTCTTCCCTGATCATCAGCGCGCCTGCTGATTTAGAGGCCGCAAAAACGCCCGTTAAATTCACGTCCAGCGTCTCGTGCCACTCTTTTGCACTCATTTCCAGCACCCCAGCGTGCCGGTAAATCCCCGCACAATTCACCAGAACATCGATGCCATCATATTCGGCAAAAACCGCGCTAAAAACGGCCTCGACGTTTTCCAAATCCGTCACATCAATCCGCTTAGCGCTGGCGCCTTTAATCTCGCCCGCCACCCGCTCCAGCCCCACCTCATCAGAGTCGAGCAAAACGACCCGCGCGCCCTCCTCAATAAACCGCGCCGCCGCCACCCGGCCAATGTCGCCAGCCCCCCCGGTGATAACGACCACTTTCCCGCTAAATTCCTGCGCCATTTACACACCGCACCCGGTCGAGGATGAGAGAAAAGAAGGTTTTCAGATGCCGCATGGTAGATTTGGGTGCCAAGGGTTGTCAACGAATGGGGGGCCGCCTCAAAAGGGTCAATTTCGAAAGCTGGCCGGGCTGAGAACAGGCAGCTCACCTCTTGCAATCAGGAAACGTGCCGAACGGTTAAAACTGTTTGCTGTTTTTGGTGTATTTGAAGGTTTGTTGTAAGCTTAGACAAACCTAGCCGGGCAAGGAGATGTGATCGTGCAGGATGCAGGAAACATCAATTTTACTGAGGCAACAAGAAAATCAAAGCGGTTTTTATTGTCGGTCTCCGTCGTCGGGATTTTATTGACCACCAAGGGTGTGAATGTAAAATTGGTGAAGATATTCGATGGCATTGAAATCACCGCCTCCCCAAAAACGATATTCATTCTGCTGGCAATCGCCATCCTGTACCAAGCGACATCTTACTTTTGGATTTTAATCGACGAGATAAAAATCAAAGAAATGGAATGGGAGTCACTTCGACTAAAAATAGCGAGTGACTTTCCGGATGCAAATGTCAAAGCTATCACGGAGAAAATAACCTCCCCCCCCAGACCGTCAGAATTAACAAATGAAAAAGAAGAAAGACATAGGTGGTCAGAAGCCGCGATAAGCGCTCTTCAGATTATCAACTCAGCAAACATTAACCGGTCTGTGAGAATCAGGTTGTGGTTTTTGGATGTAATCGTTCCAGCACTTTTCGCGCTTCTCGCTTTTGTTTTTCTTGTCCAATCTACTCTAGCCCTCCCCCCGACTCCTGCACCTTAAACTCTAGCTTTTCAATCGACTCAATGCCCCGCCTCGCCGGACCTCAATCCATCAAAACTTCAAATAATCGGGCAGCTTCGTATCTTCATCGGTGATCGCCGAATCGATTTGCTCTCTGGTTAGATTGTCCGCCTCGCTGAGATCCGCCTCGGTAAAATCCGCCTTGATCAGCCTAGCCTTGAAGAGGTTTGCCTCTCTGAGGTTGGACCCGATAAGTTTCGCCTCACTGAGGGCCGCAAGACTTAAGTCAGCCTCGCCAAGATTCGCCTTACTGAAATTTGCTCTAAACAAACCTGCCACCCTGAAGTTCGCGCCGCTGAAGTTCGCTTTCTCTAATTCAGCCTTGGAGAGAACTGTTCCATGTATATCGAGGCGGGGCGTATTTTCGTCTTCATGGGCAAGCTCCCGCCTCCCGATGACGGTCAGCGCGGCCTGAATGTCAATGGGCAAATTTGGAACTTCTAGATCAGGAAGGCTCTCCGTCATCTCATCCCACTTCGCACTCTCCCGGACAAAGGCAGTAAGGACTTCCATTATCGTCCAGTGATCTTTTTGGGAGTCCCGAGCGATGCGCTCAAGGGCGTAGATGCCCCCGAGGCGAATCTGAACCTTATCGTCTCCCAACTGCTCGACCGCCCGTGTGAACCGCTCGGTGATCTGGCCCTCCTGCATGACGCGGACGTTTTCCTCGGCGGCTTTCACCCGCCGCCAACCCAGAAACACAAGCACGAGAGCCACGAGGCCACCGAAGATTTGCGCGAGGGTCTTTCGGGCTTCGTTTTCGGCATTGAAAGAAAGTTTGAGCGTTTCGGTTGTAACGCTGGCAGTTTGAAGTTGCGGAATGAAGTACAACAGCCAACCGACTATGGCCACCACTACGACAGCGATGATGAGAAAAAAAGCGAGGCCGTTGTTCTCGTCATTCTTCAAGTTACTCAAATAGTCTTTCAGCCGGGAGTCCATCGCGCCGCCTCAATATAAAAATGGAATTTCACCAATCTACGGGATTAATTCCCGCGATTCAACGGCGGGTCGCGCTAAGGGTTGTCAACAAACAGGGGTATGGCGGGAAACAACATTTTCATTGAATCTATAGCGAAAAACTCGGCCCGGCCTACCTTTTCCGGACAATGACGATACGCCGGTTGTCGGCGTCATTATGGAAAACGACATTCTTGGCGCGCCACTCGCCCATGCGTTTCAGCGCGTAGGCATAGACCGTCCCGCTGCCCCGGGGGCCGCTCACCGTAAACGAGATGTTGGCCTCCCCGCTCGGGCCGCTGGTCTTGGTGTTGCCCGAGACAAACCAGCCTGTCTCGACCGGCGAGCCGAGAATCTCGCTGGCCGCGGGGTGTGATGTCACTTTACGCAAGGCAAGCTGGTAGGCGCCCGATTGTTTCATCATGTACATCACGCCCGAGAAAATGCCGCCAAAGAGCAACAAAAACGCCAAAATGGCGACGCCGCCCCACACACCCCATTTGCGCTGGGTGCGCTTGAACGCCTCGACGCTATCCCAATGGTTGTTGCGCCAGGCCCACTCGTTTCCCTTCGCGCCCAGCACAAAGGGCATCGCCATATTCACGAAGGGAACAAACATGAGAAGCGCGATATAGGTTTTGTTCCCGATGCCCCATATCCAGTTGAGCAAAAACGCGCCCCAGTTCCAGCCCCTGATCTCCTCGGGGACCGCCGTCCCCTTGCCCTGTCCTGACGTATTGGTCATGAAGCCTCCCGCCTTAGCCCATGTTTCCCTTTTAATTTTTTACACGGAGACATTTTAGCCGAAAATGGCATCTCCAAAATAAGAATTTTTCACCCGGCGCCCGATTCAAATCAGCCCCGCCTCGTTGAAATTCC is from Nitrospinaceae bacterium and encodes:
- a CDS encoding SDR family oxidoreductase, with translation MAQEFSGKVVVITGGAGDIGRVAAARFIEEGARVVLLDSDEVGLERVAGEIKGASAKRIDVTDLENVEAVFSAVFAEYDGIDVLVNCAGIYRHAGVLEMSAKEWHETLDVNLTGVFAASKSAGALMIREETGGVIVNMASTAAKRGNPQHSHYCASKAGIVGFGRALAMELAPRVRVNAVAPGVIESRMSADMPGERRVSWMGQVPLGRFGLPTEVAEAIFFLASDRASYINGAVLNVNGGMWMD
- a CDS encoding SDR family oxidoreductase translates to MALEFSEKVVLITGGAGDIGRAAAARFAEEGAWVVLLDTDEVGLSRAASEIKGASYRRVDVTDLADVEAVFSAVFAEFDRIDVLVNGAGIYRHSKVLDMSMDEWRETMDVNLTGVFAASKVAGALMMAQEPGSVIVNLASVAAKRGSPLHAHYCASKAGLVGFSRALAMELAPRVRVNSVAPGIIEGRMIASMMAERGESWRAQIPLDRFGTPADVAKAICFLASDRASYINGAVLNVNGGMFMD
- a CDS encoding pentapeptide repeat-containing protein → MDSRLKDYLSNLKNDENNGLAFFLIIAVVVVAIVGWLLYFIPQLQTASVTTETLKLSFNAENEARKTLAQIFGGLVALVLVFLGWRRVKAAEENVRVMQEGQITERFTRAVEQLGDDKVQIRLGGIYALERIARDSQKDHWTIMEVLTAFVRESAKWDEMTESLPDLEVPNLPIDIQAALTVIGRRELAHEDENTPRLDIHGTVLSKAELEKANFSGANFRVAGLFRANFSKANLGEADLSLAALSEAKLIGSNLREANLFKARLIKADFTEADLSEADNLTREQIDSAITDEDTKLPDYLKF